One part of the Eucalyptus grandis isolate ANBG69807.140 chromosome 10, ASM1654582v1, whole genome shotgun sequence genome encodes these proteins:
- the LOC104423768 gene encoding L-ascorbate oxidase homolog, with the protein MGLRIPILFLCLSAWAAVARGEDPYLFFTWNITYGTVSPLGVPQQAILINGQFPGPNINSTSNNNIVVNVFNHLDEPFLITWNGVQQRKNSWQDGVLGTNCPIPPGKNYTYHFQVKDQIGSYFYYPSTAMHRAAGGFGGLRINSRLLIPVPYADPEDDYTVMIGDWYTKSHTQLKSFLDSGRALGRPDGVLINGKSNKSRGKDEPLFTMKPGKTYKYRICNVGLKNSLNFRIQDHPMKLVEMEGSHTVQNNYESLDVHVGQCFGVLVTADKKPKDYLMVASTRFTKTVLTTTAVVSYTNGKGQASPEIPKAPVGWAWSLNQFRSFRWNLTASAARPNPQGSYHYGHINITRTIKLVNSASKVNDKLRYAINGVSHEEPKTPLKLAEYYNVVDKVFKYNAIQDDPPATVGDKVTVEPNVANITFRTFVEIILENHENSIQSWHLDGYSFFAVAIEPGRWTPDKRKNYNLLDAVSRHTVPVFPKSWAAIMLTFDNAGIWNLRSELLERRYLGQQMYLSVLSPERSLRDEYNIPDNALLCGIVKDMPKPPPYSI; encoded by the exons ATGGGCCTACGGATCCCGATCCTGTTCCTGTGCCTCTCGGCCTGGGCCGCGGTGGCTCGAGGCGAGGATCCTTACTTGTTCTTCACGTGGAACATCACCTACGGCACGGTCTCGCCCCTGGGGGTCCCCCAGCAGGCCATACTCATCAACGGCCAGTTCCCGGGGCCAAACATCAACTCCACCTCCAACAATAACATCGTCGTCAACGTCTTCAACCACCTCGACGAGCCGTTCCTGATCACATG GAACGGAGTGcaacaaagaaagaactctTGGCAAGATGGCGTGCTTGGGACCAACTGTCCAATCCCTCCAGGAAAGAACTACACCTACCATTTCCAAGTGAAGGATCAAATTGGAAGCTACTTCTACTACCCAAGCACTGCCATGCACCGCGCTGCCGGTGGCTTCGGCGGCCTTCGCATCAACAGCCGGTTGCTCATCCCGGTCCCGTACGCCGACCCCGAGGACGATTATACGGTCATGATCGGCGACTGGTACACCAAGTCGCACACCCAACTTAAGAGCTTCTTGGACAGTGGCCGAGCACTCGGCCGACCTGACGGGGTCCTCATCAACGGGAAATCGAACAAGAGCCGAGGAAAAGACGAGCCCCTCTTCACGATGAAACCCGGCAAGACCTACAAGTATAGGATATGCAACGTCGGCCTCAAGAACTCCCTCAACTTCAGGATTCAAGACCACCCGATGAAGCTCGTCGAGATGGAAGGATCTCACACGGTCCAGAACAACTACGAGTCGCTCGACGTCCATGTCGGGCAGTGCTTCGGCGTCTTGGTTACGGCCGACAAAAAGCCTAAGGACTACTTGATGGTCGCTTCGACCCGCTTCACCAAGACCGTGCTCACCACCACCGCCGTTGTCAGCTATACGAATGGCAAGGGACAGGCTTCACCTGAGATCCCGAAAGCACCAGTCGGATGGGCTTGGTCGCTCAACCAGTTCAGATCCTTCCGATGGAACCTGACCGCCAGCGCCGCCAGGCCCAACCCTCAGGGATCCTACCACTACGGCCACATCAACATCACTCGCACCATCAAGCTCGTCAACTCGGCCTCTAAGGTCAACGACAAGCTCCGCTACGCCATCAACGGCGTCTCCCACGAGGAGCCCAAGACCCCGCTCAAGCTCGCGGAGTACTACAATGTGGTCGACAAGGTCTTCAAGTACAATGCGATCCAGGACGACCCGCCCGCCACCGTCGGCGACAAGGTCACAGTGGAGCCTAACGTGGCCAACATCACGTTCCGCACATTTGTTGAGATCATCCTGGAGAATCACGAGAACTCCATCCAGTCGTGGCACCTCGATGGCTACTCCTTCTTCGCGGTCGC GATCGAGCCCGGGAGGTGGACGCCGGACAAGAGGAAGAACTACAACCTCCTTGACGCGGTGAGCAGGCACACGGTCCCGGTGTTCCCCAAGTCGTGGGCGGCGATCATGCTGACGTTCGACAACGCCGGGATCTGGAACCTGAGGTCGGAGCTGCTCGAACGGCGGTACTTGGGACAGCAAATGTACCTCAGCGTCCTGTCGCCGGAGCGGTCCCTGAGGGACGAGTACAACATTCCCGACAACGCATTGCTCTGCGGGATCGTCAAGGACATGCCCAAGCCTCCACCTTACTCCATATAG